The stretch of DNA CCGGATGAGTGTTTCCAGGTGCCGGACAGCTCCGCCTGTGCATCATCCAGAACAATGCCAGGCAGCTTTGCCGGATCAATGCTCATCGCCTTCACGGCCTCTGGTGGCAGCTCCTCCAGCACCGGCAGATCCAGCACCTGTTTCTGCGCCAGCAGCCGCTCTTTCAGGTCTGCGTATGGCAGCTTTTGCACCGCCAGGTCCTGCTTGGCAGCCAGCGCTGCCGCGATCCCCGCGCTCTGGCCCAGGATCATCCAGGTAGGCTCCACCCGGATGGAGGAGATGGCCACATGCGTGCAGGAAAGCGCCACCGGTACCAGCAGGTTGTCGCATTCCTGCGCCAGCGGAAGCAGGCTGCGATAAGGAATGTGATACGCATAGCCATGCCTGCGCCCTGGAATGCGCACCGGGAAGATCGTCCCTTCATTGATCACCCCGCCATCCTTCAGCGCCACCCGCTGGCAGTCATGGGAATCAATCGGGAAGGATGACACGGCAATGGCATCCTCCTTCTCCGGTTGATCCAAGATGTCCTTTTGGGAAACCACATACATGCCCTTCATGCGGCGGCCTTCGCGCACATAAAGCTGCGGGGACCAGTGGCCGTATTCTGGAAATTCATCTTTGCACAGCCCCAGCTCACCAAGCTCCGCACGCAGATGCTCCGGCACAGCCGCATCCGTCGTCAGGAAATGATACAGCTCCAGCGTGTATTGTTTGTGGGCATCCCAGATCTTTTTACGCCCGGCCGCATCCGCCTCGCTCCAGCCATTACAGGCACCTACCAGGCCCATGGAGAACTGTTTGCCGATGCCGTTGTTGGCATCAAACTTGTTGTTAGGCAGCGGATACAGGTCCCACAGAATGTGCGGCCTTTTTTCCTCGGCAAAGTAACGGCGCACCGCCTCAAAACGGGCCGGATCATAGTTCGCCGGCTTTGGAAATGGCACCCGGTTGGCCGCCTCTTTGGTCACGCACAGGCGGAAGCTGTACACCATGACATTCTTGTCCCCTTCCTCCTCCGGGCCTGCATCATCCGTGGTCAGCAGCGGCAGGATTTTCCCCTCGGCGTCAAAGCCGTTGATCGGCATCTTGGCCTTCGGATACTGCTTGCCCGCATAGGACTCACCAAACTCCTTTTTTCCCTCGCGCCCGATCGTCCAGCTCACGCCCGCCGCCGCCAGCAGGTCTCCCTCATACGTGGCATCCACAAAAGTCTTGGCCGTGAATTCCCCCTGGTCCGTCTTCACCCCGGTGATGTGGGGGCCCTCTTTGAGCGCCTTTTGCAGAATCTGCTTCGTCAGCACCTGTACCTTGGCTTCATCCAGCATTTGCCGGGTGATGCGCATGGCTACACTTGGCTCATAGGTCCACTTGCTCTGGTCTTTCACACTGACGTTGTAGGGCAGCTCGATTCCACGTTCCTCATAGTCCTTTTCGATGCGCGAATGCCATTCATCAAAAAGCCCCATCACCGTGCTGCGCACCGTCTGGTTGGAATCGCTGAAACTCAACCCGCCCGTGTTCACACCGCCCACATGGTCCGTTGGCTCCAGCAACACGACAGAAGCTCCCTCTCTGGCAGCCGCAATGGCCGCACAAAAGCCTCCGGGCGTCGCCCCATAGACAAGCACATCCGATTCCGTGGCCGCATGGGTCAGAGAGAGAAGACAGGGGAATAGCAGGAACAGTCGTTTCATGGTTGGTTAAAGCACCCTAAGGGCAGCAGCGTCCCTTTTTGGACAATCTTCTTCATCGGGGCCGCCAAAGGCTCCGCTATGCGGGCAAGCCACCAGATAGATGGCGCTTACTCCACGTCGCCAAAACCCGTCGTGATCAGCTCTTCCAGATCCGCCATGGCAGCCTCCGCATCTACCCCTTCCGTGGTCAGCTTGATCACTTCTCCACGACCTGCGGCCAGCATCATCAGGCCCATGATGCTTTTTCCATTAACAGGCTCATCATCCTTCTCCACCCAAATGTCGCATTTGTACTTGCTGGCACGTTTC from Prosthecobacter sp. SYSU 5D2 encodes:
- a CDS encoding HPr family phosphocarrier protein — protein: MTLSKDLTIRNKMGMHARPAAQFVKRASKYKCDIWVEKDDEPVNGKSIMGLMMLAAGRGEVIKLTTEGVDAEAAMADLEELITTGFGDVE
- a CDS encoding FAD-dependent oxidoreductase, with product MKRLFLLFPCLLSLTHAATESDVLVYGATPGGFCAAIAAAREGASVVLLEPTDHVGGVNTGGLSFSDSNQTVRSTVMGLFDEWHSRIEKDYEERGIELPYNVSVKDQSKWTYEPSVAMRITRQMLDEAKVQVLTKQILQKALKEGPHITGVKTDQGEFTAKTFVDATYEGDLLAAAGVSWTIGREGKKEFGESYAGKQYPKAKMPINGFDAEGKILPLLTTDDAGPEEEGDKNVMVYSFRLCVTKEAANRVPFPKPANYDPARFEAVRRYFAEEKRPHILWDLYPLPNNKFDANNGIGKQFSMGLVGACNGWSEADAAGRKKIWDAHKQYTLELYHFLTTDAAVPEHLRAELGELGLCKDEFPEYGHWSPQLYVREGRRMKGMYVVSQKDILDQPEKEDAIAVSSFPIDSHDCQRVALKDGGVINEGTIFPVRIPGRRHGYAYHIPYRSLLPLAQECDNLLVPVALSCTHVAISSIRVEPTWMILGQSAGIAAALAAKQDLAVQKLPYADLKERLLAQKQVLDLPVLEELPPEAVKAMSIDPAKLPGIVLDDAQAELSGTWKHSSGFKPHVGNGYVHDDRRADGKSVATFKFKAPAAGKYDLRMAYSAHSTRATRVPVAIQSGSHSARILVDQTLSMAEGESFRTVGSVMLSAEGECILTVRNEDTDGFVILDALQLVKTGD